In one window of Fibrobacter sp. UWH6 DNA:
- a CDS encoding amino acid ABC transporter ATP-binding protein, translated as MSEKQVMIEVKDLCKSYGEKQILKNINVEFHKGDVVAIIGPSGCGKSTFLRQLNLLEKPTSGDILLDGKSILDKKVSKPTIRARVGMVFQQFNLFKNMTALENIMFAPVKLGRVTKAEGEKLAKELLERVGLADRGDHYPAQLSGGQQQRVAIARAAAMNPEAILFDEPTSALDPEMVGEVLKIMKDLAQSGMTMLVVTHEMGFAREVANRVLFFADGIIKEDGTPAEIFDNPKDQRLKDFLAAIKK; from the coding sequence ATGAGTGAAAAGCAAGTAATGATCGAAGTGAAGGATCTTTGTAAGTCCTACGGCGAAAAGCAGATCCTGAAGAATATCAATGTTGAATTTCATAAGGGTGACGTGGTGGCCATTATCGGACCTTCCGGTTGCGGTAAGTCCACTTTCCTGCGTCAACTGAATTTGCTGGAAAAGCCTACTAGTGGCGATATTCTGCTGGACGGCAAGAGCATTCTTGACAAGAAGGTTTCTAAGCCCACTATCCGCGCCCGTGTAGGCATGGTGTTCCAGCAGTTCAACCTGTTCAAGAATATGACTGCCTTGGAAAACATCATGTTTGCTCCTGTAAAGCTTGGTCGTGTGACTAAGGCTGAAGGGGAAAAACTTGCCAAGGAATTGTTGGAACGTGTAGGCTTGGCAGACCGTGGGGATCATTATCCCGCTCAGCTTTCTGGTGGCCAGCAGCAGCGTGTGGCTATTGCCCGCGCCGCCGCCATGAATCCCGAAGCCATTTTATTTGATGAACCCACCAGCGCCTTGGACCCGGAAATGGTGGGCGAAGTTCTGAAGATTATGAAGGACTTGGCTCAGTCCGGCATGACCATGCTGGTGGTGACTCACGAAATGGGCTTTGCCCGTGAAGTGGCTAATCGCGTGCTGTTCTTTGCTGACGGAATTATCAAGGAAGACGGCACTCCTGCTGAAATCTTTGACAATCCCAAGGACCAGCGCCTAAAGGACTTCCTGGCGGCCATCAAGAAGTAG
- a CDS encoding M6 family metalloprotease domain-containing protein, with product MKNWLFGGLVFALCGTSFADIVYQGKRVQAWPDEAITKFDNSRGAWKNSGTTSVMFAPPMEKSHYSSPKGKIYGLTLLVDFSDQTAPVTKEEISDWLNKEGFNRDGCNGSVRDYYLDVSNGQLDFTNEVFGWYRAKYPKSYYEELEGYSGSDVLVKEIFEYFDSQVDYSRYDNDKDGITEAINIVYAGPGLTWGQGLWPHAGWSNEIRDGVRLQKHQMTDMPGKFSIYVFIHENGHMVFGWPDLYWYGDYCTMGNRANDWNPVAINDFYRADQGWIPFVDVTAEDLGKISTTAGEQCYRFKNPARPDKEGLVWSYVKNDGRNKSLTGSGILMQHYDFSISGNSAADKLGLRIVHADSKGNSSDPENDQWPSPGSRTSAFFNATNSYSAFSDALYPAIRWYSGAETGLKFTDVSVSGNSLSFCLGGDCTDYNAEPFVETEITLATELPISDSYAPVTVDLQGAKVAEALGIAQNEIATKASFYAVEPNGYLNSETTGEGTGHWFDTKGAVAKWNTNGPSIVFSNVNLNTMTTKVGHMPNLVKPGDTFTIKQALVYKNKQVTFTITIKIPVEETGSDSGENSGKDSTVVSDSSTTAIAQLRHNSLDLSDATIQYFDMNGNALKASPKQAGVYLMRVTKNGKALRQSVIRIR from the coding sequence TTGAAGAATTGGTTATTTGGCGGATTAGTGTTCGCTCTTTGCGGCACGTCCTTTGCAGACATTGTCTATCAGGGAAAGCGAGTTCAAGCTTGGCCCGACGAGGCAATCACAAAGTTTGACAACTCGCGAGGCGCCTGGAAAAATTCAGGGACGACAAGCGTGATGTTTGCTCCACCAATGGAAAAAAGCCACTACTCCTCCCCCAAGGGGAAAATCTACGGCCTCACCCTATTGGTGGACTTTTCAGACCAAACCGCCCCTGTCACCAAGGAAGAGATTTCTGACTGGCTGAACAAGGAAGGTTTCAACCGCGATGGTTGTAACGGTTCCGTCCGCGATTACTATCTGGATGTCTCCAATGGCCAACTGGATTTTACCAACGAAGTCTTCGGCTGGTATCGAGCAAAGTATCCCAAGTCTTATTACGAAGAACTGGAAGGATATTCCGGTTCCGATGTTTTGGTCAAGGAAATATTCGAGTACTTCGATTCCCAAGTGGATTACTCCCGCTACGACAACGACAAAGACGGCATTACCGAAGCCATCAATATCGTGTACGCTGGTCCCGGTCTAACATGGGGACAGGGACTTTGGCCTCACGCCGGCTGGTCCAACGAAATTCGCGACGGCGTCCGCCTGCAAAAGCACCAGATGACCGACATGCCGGGCAAATTTTCCATCTATGTTTTCATTCATGAAAATGGACACATGGTCTTTGGCTGGCCCGACCTTTACTGGTACGGTGACTACTGCACCATGGGCAACCGCGCAAACGACTGGAATCCGGTTGCAATCAACGATTTCTACCGCGCAGACCAAGGCTGGATTCCCTTTGTAGATGTAACCGCAGAAGATCTCGGCAAGATTTCTACAACTGCAGGGGAACAGTGTTACCGCTTCAAGAACCCCGCCCGCCCCGACAAGGAAGGCTTAGTCTGGTCCTACGTTAAAAACGATGGACGAAACAAATCGCTGACAGGCAGCGGCATTCTGATGCAGCACTACGACTTTTCCATCTCTGGGAATTCTGCCGCAGATAAACTGGGGCTGCGAATTGTACACGCAGATTCCAAGGGCAACAGCAGCGATCCCGAAAACGACCAGTGGCCCTCTCCCGGCAGCAGAACCAGCGCATTCTTTAATGCTACAAATTCCTACAGTGCATTTTCAGATGCGCTCTACCCGGCAATCCGCTGGTACAGCGGTGCAGAAACTGGGCTGAAATTTACAGATGTCAGTGTCAGCGGAAACAGCCTCAGTTTCTGCCTCGGTGGCGATTGCACCGATTACAATGCAGAACCTTTCGTAGAAACCGAAATTACCCTCGCCACCGAATTGCCCATCAGCGACAGCTACGCCCCCGTGACCGTCGATTTGCAGGGAGCAAAGGTCGCCGAAGCACTCGGTATCGCACAAAACGAAATTGCAACCAAGGCTAGTTTCTACGCCGTTGAACCCAATGGTTACCTGAACAGCGAAACCACCGGCGAAGGCACCGGCCACTGGTTTGATACCAAGGGCGCCGTTGCCAAGTGGAATACGAACGGCCCCAGTATCGTATTCTCCAACGTAAATCTCAACACCATGACTACCAAGGTTGGACACATGCCTAACCTGGTAAAGCCGGGTGACACCTTCACCATCAAGCAAGCCTTAGTCTACAAAAACAAGCAGGTGACATTCACAATTACCATAAAAATTCCCGTCGAAGAAACCGGCAGCGATTCTGGCGAAAATTCTGGCAAGGATTCTACAGTTGTTTCAGACTCCAGCACCACAGCCATCGCCCAGCTTCGCCACAATTCTCTGGATTTGTCCGATGCCACAATCCAGTACTTTGACATGAACGGAAACGCCCTAAAGGCGTCCCCCAAGCAGGCCGGCGTCTACCTAATGCGCGTAACAAAAAACGGAAAGGCACTGCGCCAATCCGTCATTCGAATCCGTTAA
- a CDS encoding glycoside hydrolase family 3 N-terminal domain-containing protein, with product MKKNRLLSAAITLFLSTAANAAVQGSVFDESGAPIKDAVVSIKTLPNLLPDARTLSNAKGKFTIKDKVADPQVLIVRKTGFLPETLSVAAVVDPKNPAKIILKRDPIEDQIDSLMSGMTIDDMIAQMTQALVPHVNCGNSICGSALQGGGAYAAEFYKNAWAQKIPVTYGKDCVHGAADLINGTVFPHNIGLGATRDSALVRRIGQATAEEMWAAHIDYNFAPALSVPQDERWGRTYEGFGEKPELAIELGSAYLRGLQGDHFDAEWRVTGTIKHFIGDGGTAKGWDRGDVKATDAQIRKTHLPPYIAAVEQGAQSVMASFNTVRGVHQHVDSLRLTGWLKTELGFDGFVVADWEGIQHSITPGNAGDYSGKITNISSEEAIRRAVNAGIDLAMVPSSAESFVSTLTELVKNKKVSEDRIKDAVRRILRVKIRAGRLENPNGPAKYVGVVENIGSAEHRAIAREAVQKSLVVLKNEGILPLAKDGKIFVTGSHADHTGLQSGAWTLGWQGTRGEVPGATSILAGVDQVAKGARVESADSANTVLYVIGESPYAEWFGDFREKDFNNKLFTTERSHTTHFESTDVNLKEIKAWKAAGKKVILVLVAGRPLPITKLIDAVDGFVMAWLPGSEGAGVADVLFGDVKPTGKLPHTWPKDAKQIPINDGDGKKGLFPYGFGLTY from the coding sequence ATGAAGAAAAATCGTCTCCTTTCTGCTGCTATTACCTTGTTTTTGAGCACAGCAGCCAACGCTGCTGTTCAAGGTTCTGTATTTGATGAATCGGGAGCTCCCATTAAGGATGCTGTGGTTAGCATTAAGACCTTGCCCAATCTTTTACCCGATGCCCGCACCCTTTCCAATGCTAAGGGTAAGTTCACTATCAAGGACAAGGTTGCCGATCCTCAGGTTTTGATTGTCCGCAAGACCGGTTTCTTGCCGGAAACTTTGTCTGTGGCCGCTGTCGTCGATCCCAAGAACCCGGCCAAGATTATTTTGAAGCGCGATCCCATCGAAGACCAGATTGACTCTTTGATGTCTGGCATGACCATCGATGACATGATTGCCCAGATGACTCAGGCCTTGGTTCCTCATGTAAATTGTGGTAATAGCATTTGCGGTTCTGCTCTTCAGGGCGGTGGCGCTTACGCTGCTGAATTCTACAAGAATGCCTGGGCTCAGAAGATTCCCGTGACTTATGGAAAGGATTGCGTTCATGGTGCCGCTGACCTTATTAATGGCACGGTGTTCCCCCATAACATTGGTCTTGGCGCTACTCGAGATTCTGCCCTGGTTCGCCGTATTGGCCAGGCTACCGCAGAAGAAATGTGGGCGGCTCACATTGACTACAATTTCGCTCCTGCCTTGAGCGTTCCTCAGGATGAACGTTGGGGCCGTACTTACGAAGGCTTTGGCGAAAAGCCGGAATTGGCCATTGAACTGGGGTCCGCATACCTTCGCGGTTTGCAGGGGGATCATTTTGACGCAGAATGGCGTGTTACTGGAACCATCAAACATTTTATTGGTGACGGTGGTACGGCCAAGGGATGGGATCGCGGCGACGTTAAGGCTACTGACGCCCAGATTCGTAAAACCCATTTGCCGCCTTACATTGCTGCTGTAGAACAGGGCGCCCAGAGTGTGATGGCCAGCTTCAATACGGTGCGCGGAGTTCATCAGCATGTGGATTCCCTGCGCCTTACAGGTTGGCTGAAAACGGAACTTGGCTTTGACGGTTTTGTGGTTGCTGACTGGGAAGGCATTCAGCATTCCATTACTCCGGGCAATGCCGGGGATTACTCTGGTAAGATTACCAATATTTCCAGCGAAGAGGCTATTCGCCGTGCCGTTAACGCAGGCATTGACCTGGCCATGGTTCCGTCTTCTGCGGAATCGTTCGTAAGCACTCTGACGGAATTGGTGAAGAATAAGAAGGTTTCCGAAGATCGTATTAAGGATGCTGTCCGTAGAATTCTTCGCGTGAAGATTCGCGCAGGCCGCCTGGAAAATCCCAATGGTCCTGCAAAGTATGTGGGCGTTGTCGAAAATATCGGTAGCGCAGAACATCGCGCCATTGCCCGTGAAGCCGTGCAGAAGAGTCTTGTTGTTCTGAAGAACGAAGGCATTCTGCCCTTGGCTAAGGATGGCAAGATTTTTGTGACCGGATCTCATGCCGACCATACGGGTCTTCAGAGTGGTGCCTGGACTTTGGGCTGGCAGGGAACCCGTGGCGAAGTTCCTGGTGCAACTTCCATTTTGGCTGGCGTAGATCAGGTGGCTAAGGGCGCTCGTGTAGAATCTGCTGACAGTGCCAATACGGTTCTTTATGTGATTGGTGAATCCCCTTATGCTGAATGGTTCGGCGATTTCCGTGAAAAGGATTTTAATAATAAGTTGTTTACAACGGAACGTTCCCACACCACGCACTTTGAAAGTACCGACGTGAACCTCAAGGAAATCAAGGCTTGGAAGGCTGCTGGCAAGAAGGTGATTCTCGTTCTGGTGGCTGGCCGTCCGTTGCCTATTACCAAGTTGATCGATGCCGTTGATGGTTTCGTGATGGCTTGGCTTCCGGGTAGCGAAGGTGCTGGCGTTGCCGATGTTCTTTTCGGTGATGTAAAGCCTACGGGCAAGTTGCCTCACACTTGGCCCAAAGACGCCAAGCAAATTCCCATTAACGATGGCGACGGAAAGAAGGGCCTGTTCCCTTACGGCTTCGGCTTGACTTATTAA
- a CDS encoding lauroyl acyltransferase, producing MQKARAFRGFTAKCTADDVFRGIYWNAIDSYRGLARLKRTTDRIVYENENVMMEALTRSKSSDGTPLPLAAISIHQGAFELLHRSLCRYSDNVHLITDSVGDEATRQLLKELRSDEHLTEYHPDELSQLLRNLFAPPAKLNKKGNAILAMVVDQGRHTKGCMETLFGMPSTLYLRLPEKVNQMGAGIVTFRTFTRAASNCEGFREKGCRGNQHRGKNEIVIRFETYYPPKFDQRNNSTDQIKISGTSLTSSIAKEIENWISENPSEWSWNYHGNFRV from the coding sequence TTGCAGAAAGCAAGAGCCTTTAGGGGTTTTACAGCAAAGTGTACCGCAGACGATGTTTTCCGGGGAATCTACTGGAACGCCATCGATTCTTACCGCGGGCTAGCACGACTTAAGCGAACCACAGACAGGATCGTCTACGAAAACGAAAACGTCATGATGGAAGCCTTGACCCGCAGTAAAAGTTCTGACGGAACGCCCCTGCCCCTTGCCGCAATCAGCATTCATCAGGGAGCCTTTGAATTATTGCATCGCAGCCTTTGCCGTTACAGCGACAACGTCCACTTGATTACGGATTCCGTCGGTGACGAAGCAACGCGACAACTTCTGAAGGAACTGCGCAGTGATGAACATCTGACAGAGTATCACCCCGACGAACTGTCCCAACTGTTGCGGAACCTATTTGCGCCGCCAGCAAAGTTGAACAAGAAAGGAAATGCCATTCTCGCCATGGTGGTGGATCAAGGGCGCCATACCAAAGGCTGTATGGAAACGCTATTCGGAATGCCAAGTACGCTCTACCTGCGACTACCCGAAAAAGTAAACCAGATGGGTGCGGGTATCGTCACCTTCCGCACCTTCACCCGCGCAGCAAGTAACTGCGAAGGGTTCCGCGAAAAAGGGTGTCGCGGCAATCAACACCGCGGCAAGAACGAAATCGTCATCCGTTTTGAAACGTACTATCCTCCGAAATTTGATCAGCGGAATAATTCCACGGATCAAATAAAAATTAGCGGTACCAGCCTAACGTCCAGTATCGCCAAAGAAATTGAAAATTGGATTTCTGAAAATCCGTCGGAATGGAGCTGGAACTACCACGGAAATTTTCGCGTGTAA
- a CDS encoding UDPGP type 1 family protein: MADIIEVLKAAGQDDLLKHLETLSGDARKNLERDIASQDWNELKALHAEKSAANLSDNVSADLQPMPFKIAADDLRYDFWKETGEILLGKGQVAAFLVAGGQGSRLGFEGPKGMFDIGLPSHKSLFQLQAERLQNLAAQVGHPIPWCIMTSPLNHEATVNFFTENNFFGMDRQNIRFFEQGTICALTPDGKAVLDGEDHLALVPDGNGGCFRALAQSGSLAWLIERGVRYVFLYSVDNALCRICDPAFIGALASEGRSMSASKVVPKAGPNEKVGIFAFQNKKPGVVEYSDLPEEYRDMKNPDGSLTFDGGNIAVHLFKLEGLRKLQTSKLPWHTARKTVCGIEQCWKFEQFLFDAFPQLGTMMPFGVIREEEFSPVKNAEGNDSPKTARIMIGKLHKEWLKKAHCEVKADKLYEISPTLSYAGEGLSRRVFERELGKSILEFDEE, encoded by the coding sequence ATGGCAGATATTATTGAAGTTTTGAAGGCAGCCGGTCAGGACGACCTGCTGAAGCATTTGGAAACCCTGAGCGGCGATGCCCGCAAGAATCTTGAACGCGATATCGCAAGCCAGGACTGGAACGAACTGAAGGCCCTGCACGCAGAAAAATCCGCCGCTAACTTAAGCGACAATGTTTCTGCAGACCTGCAGCCTATGCCTTTCAAGATTGCAGCAGATGACTTACGCTACGACTTCTGGAAGGAAACGGGCGAAATTCTTCTGGGCAAGGGTCAAGTAGCCGCATTCCTGGTAGCCGGTGGACAAGGTTCCCGCCTTGGCTTTGAAGGTCCCAAGGGCATGTTCGACATCGGCCTCCCCAGCCACAAGAGTCTGTTCCAGCTGCAGGCAGAACGTCTGCAGAACTTGGCAGCCCAGGTAGGCCATCCCATTCCCTGGTGCATTATGACTAGCCCTCTCAACCACGAGGCCACAGTCAACTTCTTTACCGAAAATAATTTCTTTGGCATGGACCGCCAGAACATCCGTTTCTTTGAACAGGGCACCATTTGCGCCTTGACTCCCGACGGAAAGGCTGTGCTGGATGGCGAAGATCATCTGGCCCTGGTTCCCGATGGAAACGGAGGTTGCTTCCGCGCCCTGGCCCAGAGCGGTTCTTTGGCATGGCTCATTGAGCGTGGAGTTCGTTACGTGTTCCTCTACAGTGTCGACAACGCCCTCTGCCGCATTTGCGACCCTGCCTTTATTGGCGCTCTCGCCAGCGAAGGCCGCAGCATGAGTGCCTCCAAGGTCGTTCCCAAGGCCGGCCCCAACGAAAAGGTTGGCATTTTTGCCTTCCAGAACAAGAAGCCCGGCGTCGTGGAATACAGCGACCTTCCCGAAGAATATCGCGACATGAAGAACCCCGACGGAAGCTTGACTTTCGATGGCGGAAATATTGCCGTTCACCTTTTCAAGTTGGAAGGTCTTCGTAAGCTGCAGACCAGCAAGCTCCCCTGGCACACTGCCCGCAAGACCGTTTGCGGCATTGAACAGTGCTGGAAGTTTGAACAGTTCCTGTTTGACGCATTCCCCCAGCTGGGAACCATGATGCCCTTCGGTGTTATCCGCGAAGAGGAATTCAGCCCGGTTAAGAATGCCGAAGGAAACGACAGTCCCAAGACCGCTCGTATCATGATCGGTAAGCTCCACAAGGAATGGCTGAAGAAGGCTCACTGCGAAGTGAAGGCCGACAAGCTTTACGAAATCTCCCCCACCCTTAGCTATGCCGGCGAAGGACTTTCCCGCCGAGTTTTCGAACGCGAACTGGGTAAGAGCATCCTGGAGTTTGACGAAGAATAA
- a CDS encoding phospho-N-acetylmuramoyl-pentapeptide-transferase, translating into MLCQWLYHLTSIDLFDGRLFRAGVAAMLSIIMVMVFMPIYIRKLQALDATSDFDKDGKSKSPPIMGGLLLVVVVEIVSLLVCKMNGYTISTLAVLAAFSAVGAIDDIAKVRAKRLIKLGKLTAADYMDKADGISSSLRLFLYFLFSLVVAIFCYKFIPELKGDLTIPFCPINVFQIHLPNWIFVGFMTFVIAASANGTNFTDGLDSLVSVPILSSMVFVGLVAYVSGNFIFSNYLHVPYLPGCDELFPLAMSIAGSLLAYLWFNSPPAEIYMGDAGSVGFGAAIGIMFILVQAGLFLPIVCIIIIAEACSVLLQITWFKITKKAFGEGRRIFLCAPLHHHFQKKWDGRFPSKPLMNSKIVWRMHLISIFALIVSMVIFFGIR; encoded by the coding sequence ATGCTTTGCCAGTGGCTTTATCACTTAACCAGCATTGATCTTTTCGACGGCCGTCTGTTCCGCGCAGGTGTTGCCGCCATGCTTTCCATCATCATGGTCATGGTTTTCATGCCCATTTACATCCGCAAGTTGCAGGCGCTGGATGCCACTAGCGACTTCGACAAGGACGGAAAGAGCAAATCTCCCCCCATTATGGGCGGTCTCCTTCTTGTAGTCGTGGTAGAAATTGTCTCCCTCCTCGTTTGCAAGATGAACGGCTACACCATTTCGACTCTGGCCGTGCTGGCCGCCTTCTCTGCGGTTGGCGCCATCGACGATATCGCCAAGGTACGAGCCAAACGACTGATCAAGCTGGGCAAGCTCACTGCAGCCGACTATATGGACAAGGCCGACGGCATTTCCAGTTCCCTGCGTCTGTTCCTGTATTTCCTGTTTAGTCTGGTGGTGGCAATTTTCTGCTATAAGTTCATTCCCGAACTTAAGGGCGACCTGACCATCCCCTTCTGCCCCATCAACGTTTTCCAGATTCACCTGCCCAACTGGATTTTCGTGGGCTTCATGACGTTCGTCATTGCGGCTTCCGCCAACGGAACCAACTTTACCGATGGTCTAGACAGCCTTGTTTCTGTGCCTATTCTTTCTAGCATGGTTTTTGTCGGTCTGGTGGCCTACGTCAGCGGAAACTTCATTTTCAGTAACTACCTGCACGTTCCCTACCTGCCGGGCTGCGATGAACTGTTCCCCCTGGCCATGTCCATTGCAGGCTCTCTGCTGGCTTACTTATGGTTTAACAGCCCTCCGGCAGAAATCTACATGGGCGATGCCGGTTCCGTGGGCTTCGGTGCAGCTATTGGCATTATGTTCATTCTCGTGCAGGCAGGTCTCTTCCTTCCCATCGTCTGCATCATCATCATTGCTGAAGCCTGCTCCGTGCTTCTCCAGATTACCTGGTTCAAGATTACCAAGAAGGCCTTTGGTGAAGGTCGACGCATTTTCCTTTGCGCCCCTCTGCACCATCATTTCCAGAAGAAGTGGGACGGACGTTTCCCCAGCAAGCCCCTGATGAATTCCAAGATCGTGTGGAGAATGCACTTGATCAGCATCTTCGCCTTGATTGTCAGCATGGTGATTTTCTTCGGTATTAGGTAA
- a CDS encoding Cof-type HAD-IIB family hydrolase gives MKILFSDLDGTLLTDEKLILDEDMAAIQHMLDQGNKFLITTGRPLTSAKKLAKKYGFFKPGFFLVSFNGGLIYDCATEQPILTRRIPVESVKSIMDAAHSCGMHAHTYAGDLVISEYETDQLKKYCETMMMDYLVVDNVVEYFASLESETAPVAPAVPINVVVKPSPIKVNVITPFGHGSLEEFRTEMRKTTAGNLFDVFSKPEMLEFSNLKSNKGDAVRFMADFYKVPLSDTIACGDEENDCPMIEAAGLGVAMVNGSEIAKSKADYITEADNNHGGIAEVIRKFVIR, from the coding sequence ATGAAAATCCTTTTCTCTGACCTAGACGGTACTTTGCTGACCGACGAGAAGCTTATCCTTGACGAGGATATGGCTGCCATTCAGCATATGTTGGATCAGGGAAACAAGTTCCTTATTACGACTGGACGTCCACTGACAAGTGCTAAAAAATTGGCCAAGAAGTATGGATTCTTCAAACCTGGCTTTTTCCTGGTCAGCTTTAATGGCGGACTTATTTACGATTGTGCCACCGAGCAGCCGATCCTTACCCGACGTATTCCCGTAGAATCCGTCAAGTCCATTATGGATGCCGCCCATTCCTGTGGTATGCACGCCCATACCTATGCCGGTGACCTGGTTATTTCAGAATATGAGACGGACCAACTGAAAAAGTACTGCGAAACGATGATGATGGACTACCTCGTTGTAGACAACGTTGTGGAGTACTTCGCCTCTCTAGAAAGTGAAACGGCTCCGGTTGCCCCCGCAGTCCCTATCAACGTGGTCGTAAAGCCGTCTCCCATCAAGGTGAACGTCATTACCCCCTTCGGACACGGAAGCCTCGAAGAATTCCGAACCGAAATGCGTAAAACCACTGCCGGCAACCTGTTTGACGTTTTTAGCAAACCTGAAATGCTGGAATTTTCAAACCTGAAATCCAACAAGGGTGACGCTGTTCGATTCATGGCGGATTTCTATAAAGTCCCTCTGTCCGATACGATTGCCTGCGGTGACGAAGAAAATGACTGTCCCATGATCGAGGCCGCCGGTCTTGGCGTTGCCATGGTCAACGGATCCGAAATTGCCAAGTCCAAGGCAGACTACATTACCGAAGCAGACAACAATCATGGCGGAATTGCCGAAGTCATCCGCAAGTTCGTGATTAGATAA